The sequence below is a genomic window from Humulus lupulus chromosome 3, drHumLupu1.1, whole genome shotgun sequence.
ATTTCGTTGGAatgttcaggaccaatatagcaGTGGGCTTTGATACCACCTCTTGTCAGCGAAAACCggaaattaggtagtttagtattatgacttagtttatgtaatttatgatatagtttatgtttgtatgatctaatatttcaagtacaataaaggggtaagtgtgtctggacctaaggtgtccaatgatgtatgacgaacTATGTCCGGTAAGCTCGGTTGCCAaaaactttatgacagacctatgtccaatgtatgacagacttttgttcggggcttaatttccacccatgtataaacacttatctttttattatatctgacttgttattatgacctatgacctatagttatgattaatttatgacctatgacctatagttatgtcTTATGACTTACgacctatgatctatgacttatgacttagagtatgatttatgatttataaCTTGGATtttgatttagaattatgacttaagctatgatatgatctagaggtttgtgtttgtatgactcttgtgaatttatgttgtgttttgattatatgactaactcttgtttgtattttccttactggactTAGAAGTTCACtccttatgatattattatttcaggaaattaaggatagaaaggccggtggagagtggggacctaagagctttgtgatgtatttgtggggaccatatagttgaggaagatcaagcaggcctatttttattaaagaatgattatcttaaacttttatttatatttttctgttaaagacaattattttgtttttgtaaaaccatggctgtatgtatgtatgtattttcAAGttgttattcaataaaagagcaatatttatgatttatgacccaacactgtgttctcggtaatctatgagaaattagggcgttataggtggtatcagagccttgacctagccgaaagtgtggtcgacggggacgtcggacccctgagggggggtgattgtgacagtcagaatcccgtgatctgcaGAGGGAAAGATTGGGTAAGAGTTGTACattcccacaccgcctggggaaggtcatgtgtgatgattctaagactgtgtaggtatgggactacacagttgaagatggcttaaatggattgatgggtactacctatgccaacaagatgcatctcctttttggtagcccatcacttgagaactcgaAAGTTAAGCGGGCTTGCcctagagtaatctcaagatgggtgacctcttgggaagttttcccaagaagcgtccgagtgaggacaaagcacgttggaaagaatcatgttggtttgtagggccagtcgtcctTCCAGGAAGCAAcaatagtgacgtggggcgttacatttataatatttttttgttgattatttgtgaattcaaatgattGTATTATATTTTATGTATGTTATGGGActgttttatatgtttttatgatatgttagattacagtcgttatgctgccgaaatttttatagatttagaaaacctaaacattacaaaatagttttaaagttagtgtgtttaaaatttttaattaataaattttaaagaagataataaaaattaattaaaaattataaattaaaataatgattttacATGTATAATACtttactaatattttttttataaaataagtagaaattaaactaataatctttaatggtaatttattccttcagtttctctaacccttgtttcCTTTCTGTCCCAGAGTATgtccaagaaactgaaccaaacttcaattttcttcacaacctttcaaagtatccttagaatcacctaaactagagtgggtaattctcaacacatgagatagatacagagagaagaagagaaaagaataataaggCTTAGAGAGAATCTAtaacctatcagaaaactagtgtctATGATCTGATTTCAATTCTCacttaatatttcttttatagacttatttaggtcatttatataattaaaaaatcattaaaataatagccaattaatagtcctaggtcgaaattatcatgggcttaaGGCCCGTGAAAtatcccatttgattataagcctgtttgacttaaaatcaaggcctatattattttctattgatttaattatttaaatcctttacaaaattaattatttataatttgagccTTCATTTAAActgatttattaatttaaatactaatttatcttaattaataaatcttccctaatttctcttttcttctctaaattacataactatgtgaaacaATCCAAAATTGAGCTCGTCAACTttcataattctaattgataattaaatcaattaattgagactatctagatgattttatcaaaggtacaatggggaccatgggcctatgaaatcaacctccaataagttatcataaatctaacaaataaatttactaacttattaattcctcgtgattccactaaagactcagaattgcagtattgaattcatagaatgttttataacaaatatagatacactattaattatccattgttacaacaataattttcactcaatcttctatagacggtctacaatgagatgggactaaaatgcAATTTTACCCTTTATTGTATTTtgtccttaaaacacttagttccttgtaaatgatacttCAGTAAACTAATACTTATTACTGAAATGacatctctatcatttagcaccttaaacaaaactaaaaggaaaccatcatttcacttcttcatcagaagctatagatgttcatatctatgactaACATTcgcactcaattatactaccgagttcccaagatgtaagtatgggctagtctgtagggtaagctggtaacgaacaagtcaaagaactcaaataatacaatcagttacaatactaaccactaagaattgagattgaattgacctatggtcaactatatgatatgattataatagataataacggtatgtttacttatcctatcaactgtcaatatcggtccagtctgatgtaacaaatacatccgatctaatctactttgctaatgttctgaaaaGAACATAGCAcaataatgtgtaagtagatcatatcgtagattggcaagtcagtgtaaatcttgtgcacttattaatcttaggactaacttattttgatcatataatcatatttatattccactgtaattacgtcactataaatatgattagctaaaTGCTCAAGagttaataaaagtttatattaaacaaataataatgaaattaaaacatgtgagcaaagtgattgaccaagtcaaaaaatgatttcaatgcttttattgataataaatgagattacatagaaattgaattttaattagggcataaaaccctaacagaaacgtctttatggttcaaggcatacaacaaatgatacgacctggcatagtacgggacgatcgaaagaagatggtgtgatgcaccatcttGTTGATGGGATCGCTTGGAAAaaatttgattccagatatcctgATTCTTCCAAAGAACTTAGGAACgttcgattgggtttggctgctgatggtattattccatttggtaacatgagtatAGCATGTGGCTGGTAATATTTTCCACGTACAATATGCCTCTTTGGTTGTggatgaaagagtcatcattcatgttGACCTTATTGATTCCCAGACTGAAATCACCTGGGAtggacatggatgtctttttgaggccTATGGTATGCGAATTGAACgagttgtgggatgaaggagttTAAACCAGAGACGCTGCAACGAACAGTGTATCCAGAATGCGTACAACaatattatggactatcaatgattttctgGCATGTAGTAGTTTGGTTGGTTGGAGTGGCCAAtgatatatggcatgtccttcatgcaacgaagacactccttcatgttgggtaattgggaagacgatttatgttggtcatagaagattcttatcttctaagcataagtggaggaagagtcacttgtttgatgggaattatggAAAAGGACGTCCTCCGAGAAAATTTAGTAGTCAAGACACACTCCAACAATTAGCGCATGTTCCATATCGTTTACCgggtaaacatgtcagtttcgggggtgtgaaaagaaagcaAGATCCAAAAaagcttaattggagtaaaaatagtattttctttgaacttgattactggtccGAACATGAATTGAAGCaaaatttagatgtgatgcatgtagagaaaaatgtttgcaaCAGTTTACTCGGTatttttcttatgaatgagaaatttAAAGACACCAGCAACGCACGAGTAGATCTATGATTGCTAAAATTTGATACGCAAGTGCTCggaatcgattcaagtaatatagatagtaaatagagTATTGTTCCCACAAGAACTATTagccaattaccaataattgttctttaatttctatttggcaaacaaaGTTTAGAAGAATAATTCTAATTatacatttttaaataaatgtgaacaaaataactaatcaaaagctgaaaatcaataataaaaagacctagggtgttaacttcatcaacttttcattctacaaATTTTacttaatcagttctaaatttttttctttctattctaatagtaggttaacataaatcgattcctattctttttcaagatataagatctcatcctatatgcaagttttctacatctatgttataaacttaaacatatagcaggcattaatCATAGGAACCTAATTACTATACAagccatacatgtactttcgtccaatatgcaacctatgtctatataacgatagaatattcaattctcatctttcgaattgtGAATTAaaatccactactacaaaaattacacGATAAGTCGGTTAAAAACCGACTTCTGAATGTTCATAAGTCAGTTGTGAACTGGCTTCCCATGCAGTGACTTATAATGTAAAAACATGGTAAGTCGGTGGGCGCCAAACCGACCTctagtgtaagacatggtaggtcggttgcaaACCGACGtatggtgtaagacatggtaagtcggttgcaaaccgacctaccatgttttaCACTAGAGGTCGGTTTGGCACCAACTGACCTCTGGTGTAagtcatggtaggtcagttgcaCACCGACCTCTAGTGcaaaacatggtaggtcggttgcacaCTGACCTATGATGTAAAACAGGGTAAGTCAGTTGCAAACTGACCTCTAATGTAAATCATGATAGGTCGGTCTGGCACACCGACCTCTAGTGTAAAACAGGGTAAGTCGGTTCCCAACCGACTTATGGTGTTTTTTGTTTTTCATGAAAAGTGTATTATGCCAAAACAAATCCTGTTTTTTATACAAACAAacataacaaaacaaaacatatatcacagtaacataaaatactagaatttgaattaaatatccaaaataatgatgagtcttaagttaattacaaaattacTCATATAAGCAACAAAAGTGTAAACTATAGTTAGACAATAAAAGTGTGTGTATCTCTAAGAAAGTCTAAGTTATTCTAAGTATATCTCTTTAAAAGTCTAAGTAAACAAAAGTGAGTAGACTTATGTAgtactcatcaaatccataacgcattgtgcccattcttcacgtacttcattgatctcatcctttgtgtaagaattcttcccgccacactaaaacaaaatttcttgcgtgagttgaattaatatacttaatcttgaggtaaagctataactttaataataaatattttcacttactttactagttagccatcgcattgaaaactcatttgtcacgaagtctttcatcatcctcataacatagAATCCACATTGTACTGATTTTGATGGTTGACGAGGACACTTAACAGTTCTCCATGCGACTTCCTTAGTTTTCGCATTATTTGTGCGAAAATGTTGAAAAACACTAtgcaataaaaacataaacatttatatgttgttaatttttaaatgaatttaagAGTTTATAGTTAATTGGTTAGATTATTACCGAGAAATGAGAGATTTGATTTCATCTGGTGGAAAATTGTCAAGAGAATCCAGGAAATAGCACAATTGGTGATCAAAATCCATTATTATAAGCATCCAATGATTTCTAACAGAAACacaaaaatatttcattattaatattatatataatcactaacaaaatactaaaagtaaaaaACTTACCCCTTATGATATGAAAACAACCACATTTGACCTGGATTTGAATCAATCATACGCTTTGATATCCATTCAACTCGTTCTTCTTCAGTAGATCCAACATTTGATAACCAAATTGGCTCAACAAAACGAAAAAAGTGACTGATCTCTCTTTTCACTAATTGGAAGTATAAAATcctacataaaaaatatatatctttgttaaatttataaaataagttaTCTACAAACTTATAATGGTTTTAAAAATCTTTGATACCTGATATATAACGATATACATGATGCTCCAATCTCCTCCATTAAGCCAAAGTGGACTATATCTTCTTGTGAGATATATAAATCATTCTCATGACCTAATATCTCGAAATCCATCGGAACTTTGACCATGAAACTTGGCTCCACATACTTCACAGTAGTTAATAAACACTTGAGAGAGTGAGGAACCCCACTAGGAATCTTGAAGAGTATCGAGGCACTAGCTTTACTTGACACTACTTCATTTTGACTAGGAAGTCTTTGGGAAGGATGAGACTTGTCTTGTGTCATTGGGGCATTAGGTATTGGTGAACTATTTCTTTTTTGCTTCTTTGTCTTCTTAGGTAGCTTCAACATGAAAGTAACACATGTTAGtcttgaaaaataatttaatcagtAAATATAACTATTTGTTAATAGCTTACCAAATTTGAATCGTATGGAATGATCAGATGAGATGGCCACTCAACAAAGTAACTGACAGCATGACATACAAAAATGATCTCATCCTTAATAGGAAAAATAAGTTTAGCATCATTATTGCAGCACTCATCCACCCgcacacgatagttaccctcTCTTAAGTCAACACAATGAATTGTTCCGCTTGTTGCCATTATTCGTCCAATAGCAACAGTATCACCATTTTCTGTCAATAATCTAGACTTCTGATTATCCTACAGGCTCAAGATGaggataataataatatttatgtcATAATAGATATTTTCttcaataataatataaataggtGAAGAATAAAATACTTTTGAAGAAATTAAAGACTCGTTTACCACCTCCATTGGTGTAGGGGTCTCACTTGATGGTGAAACTATCGTAGGCAAACTCACTTCACTTCCTTTTAATGATGAAATTTGATTTGCTAATTCAGTAAACTTTGTCAAAAAAAACTCTCGTTCTCGTTCTCGTTCTTCTCTTTCTCATTCtcgttcttctctttctctttttcGTTCTGCTTCAAATTGTTCAGCTTGACTACGTAGTCTTTGCTCAAAcgattgctctaactttttaaagTCATCTAAGTATTTTTGCGATTGGTGTTGTTGAAATTGAAATTGATATTGTTGAAGTCCACTAAAACCTCCTGCTGGCTTCAAAAAGTAGTCTCTTTGTGTAACGCCACGACTTTGGCCTCTTACTCTACCAGGATGCTCCTTTTTCCCTAACACTTGTGTCAATATATCATTTGTCCCAACTTCTACAAGTGTCCCCTCATTTCTTTGATCTAGAAGGTCATCCTGCAATatttaatttcataaatttagtaataaaatataatgaaggaTAAAAAAGAATCCAAGTTCATATAGTTTACAACATACAATGGCATCTCCTATAAGCTTGTCACGTTCATTTACATAATTTCCCGATGCATCTTTCCTTGCCTCCTTCCAAAGTATAGATCGGTCTATTGGTTCATCTATGCCTAATTTAGTTTGCTATAACAAAATAAAACTCAATTAGttgtatataaaataattacaaaattaaaaatagtagTAAAAGCTCACTTACAAGGTCAAATTCTATTTCTTTATAACTGCGTCGTGATGAACGATGAGGATACTCCAAAGCAGCACgcctctctttttgttttttactaaATTCCTAATCCAATTGGAATAATTTAACTtttcaataaattaatatatgaattaaaaaattGAAACTTGGTATTGTACACTTACTTGAAattctttactttttcttttgGTGACGAAGATTTTCCATTCTTCCTCAGGAATGCTATATCTTTTTGGAGGCACATCTAATGCAATGGGATTATCTTCCAATAAATGTGGGTTGGTAATGAAAGGTGCTAAAAATCTTCTAGTCAAAAATGTTTTGAATGCCCTCCACTTGATGCCTACTAAACTCATCACTTCCTTTCTCATTCCCTCATTAAGATGAAAAGCTAGCTGCGAAGTTAAACAATACAAGTTAATATAAATAATGTACAAATTCATTAAAAGATTACCTTCATTCTTACATTTACATCTTTCCAAACATTCTCTAAAGTTGCAGCAGGAACATCATGCCAATTATCATATGTAATCGACACCATTGACTTTGCTTGCATCCCCAAATAGCATTGTAACACTCTCTCCGGAGTTCCAATTGATTGCCCTCTCTTGTTAAACCTTAAATTTATCTTTATCCCTTTGATTTTGTCAGCAATTATTTTTTCCAATCGCACTATCCCCTTAATTTGCCTACTTATCTTCTTCTTTGTCGTTGGATCTTCAGTACCAGCCTCTTCTACATCAATGCCTTCGTCTGCATTGTCTTCAAGTTCCTCTTCGGGATGCTCTTCAGGATTGTCCATGATCCTATTCAGGAAAAAAACAAGTATAAAGATTAGtatataaaataaacaaattataaGAATATTTTAAATACAAACTTACAATCCAAATTCCATCACAATCGCGTCGAACATATGGTCCAACTATTGATTCGATTCCCTCAAATTCATTGATATCTCCAATTTCTTTCTCAAAAGTTTGAAGTTTGCCAATCTCATAATCACCATCATCATCACCACCTATGAATTTTGGTTGTGATGCAAGTACAATTGACCATTTTGAATCTGATGGATCTTGAATATagaacacttgttttgcttgacttGCTAATATAAATGATTCTTCTTTATGTCCTATTTTATTGAGATCCACTAAAGTACATCCTAACTCATCTGATATGACATATTTGTCTTCTACCCAATTGCATTTGAACATTGCCATCCTAAAATCACgataatcaagctcccatatttcttcaatgaCTCCATAAAATTTCATATCTCCATAAAATAGTTTCTTATCACGAGCTGAAGCAAATTGAAGAGTTTTTGCAACAATACATACACTGCTATTTTGTGTCACTCTAACATCATCATGAGCTTTTGTACTAAATCTATAACCATTGATGACAAATCCATCATGCTTAATTGCCATTGTAGTTGGACCTAATGAAATCCATCTTAAGTTTTCAGATACTTTGTGAAACTCCTTACTCAATTCAGATTGAATCTGCATAATGTAAAATAAATTATAGACtttaaaatagtaattttttaaaactaagaATACTTATGATGAAGTAATTAGCATAGGTTACCCTATCACGAAACCATTGATAAAAAGTTCGATGGTGGTAATCTTGGATCCACTTTCTTGATTTATTTCGATTCTCATGATGAAGATATTCCAAGTGTTCTCTAAAATAAAGAATATTGTTATTATGACAATAAATCATTGCTTAAATATCATTTCACATGATATTAATACTTACTCTATGTAAGCTTGAACTTCAATTGTATTCTCTAGAACATTTAGATGAGCAACATCCTAGTCTTCTTTTTTGATCAAGGTGAGCCTTCCATTGTTGATGCCTCTTCCAGTAACATCttcactcattttctttttggGAATACCAATCGCTTCTGCATCATTAATGTACTTAGTACAAAATTCAACCGCTTCTTCTACTATGTAAGCCTCAACTATACAACCCTCTGGACGATTTTgatttctaacataacctttgTAAACTGTCATCAAtttttcaaatggatacatccaacGGAAACATACAGACCCACATAGTTTTACTTCTCTAACAAGATGCACTGCCAAATGAACCATGATATCAAAAAAAGATGGAGGAAAGTATTGCTCAAATGAGCACAAGGTCTTGGCAATTTCTATTTGCATCTTCTCCAACTTAGATACATCAACCACCTTACAACATATGGCATTAAAAAACAAACACATTCGTATTATAGCATTTCTAACATGTTGGTCTAGTGATCTTCGAATagcaattggaagtaattgttgtATCAATACATGGAAATCATGAGATTTAAGACCGATTAGTCTACAATCTTTCAAAGATACTAAATTACGAATATTTGATGAATACCCATCTGGAACCTTAACATTTGCCAAAGTTTCACAAAGTTTACGTTTCTCATCT
It includes:
- the LOC133822239 gene encoding uncharacterized protein LOC133822239 — translated: MATSGTIHCVDLREGNYRVRVDECCNNDAKLIFPIKDEIIFVCHAVSYFVEWPSHLIIPYDSNLLPKKTKKQKRNSSPIPNAPMTQDKSHPSQRLPSQNEVVSSKASASILFKIPSGVPHSLKCLLTTVKYVEPSFMVKVPMDFEILGHENDLYISQEDIVHFGLMEEIGASCISLYIRILYFQLVKREISHFFRFVEPIWLSNVGSTEEERVEWISKRMIDSNPGQMWLFSYHKGNHWMLIIMDFDHQLCYFLDSLDNFPPDEIKSLISRVFQHFRTNNAKTKEVAWRTVKCPRQPSKSVQCGFYVMRMMKDFVTNEFSMRWLTSKCGGKNSYTKDEINEVREEWAQCVMDLMSTT
- the LOC133822240 gene encoding uncharacterized protein LOC133822240; protein product: MDNPEEHPEEELEDNADEGIDVEEAGTEDPTTKKKISRQIKGIVRLEKIIADKIKGIKINLRFNKRGQSIGTPERVLQCYLGMQAKSMVSITYDNWHDVPAATLENVWKDVNLAFHLNEGMRKEVMSLVGIKWRAFKTFLTRRFLAPFITNPHLLEDNPIALDVPPKRYSIPEEEWKIFVTKRKSKEFQEFSKKQKERRAALEYPHRSSRRSYKEIEFDLQTKLGIDEPIDRSILWKEARKDASGNYVNERDKLIGDAIDDLLDQRNEGTLVEVGTNDILTQVLGKKEHPGRVRGQSRGVTQRDYFLKPAGGFSGLQQYQFQFQQHQSQKYLDDFKKLEQSFEQRLRSQAEQFEAERKREREERE